A single region of the Dehalococcoides mccartyi genome encodes:
- the fabF gene encoding beta-ketoacyl-ACP synthase II — protein sequence MTDNQPQNRVVITGIGIVSPLGLDTQTTWEGLINGRSGIDHISLFDASNLAVRFGGEVKDFDPANYISRKDIRRMDRFAQLAVAAGKQALENSGLSINECTSQDIGVIVGSGIGGLSVLFEQIKVFLEQGPDRVSPFLVPMMIADMAGAQVSIQLDLKGPNFCTTSACSSGSDAIGTAFEKIRFGSAKIILAGGAESIMNPVGFAGFSALKALSTRNEDPQTASRPFDANRDGFVIAEGAAIMVLEELQAAKARGANIIAEIIGYGGSSDAFHITQPVESGVEAARAINIALNSAGIKPEAVDYINAHGTSTPLNDKMETNAIKVAFGEHARKLAISSTKSMLGHLIGGAGAIEASICALTIKNGIIPPTINYTTPDPDCDLDYTPNTARKAKVKVALNNSFGFGGHNSVLILREMGSENIG from the coding sequence ATGACTGATAACCAGCCCCAAAACAGGGTTGTCATAACCGGTATCGGTATTGTCAGCCCTCTTGGACTTGATACCCAGACCACCTGGGAAGGCCTGATAAACGGCCGTTCAGGTATAGACCATATCAGCCTCTTTGACGCATCAAATCTGGCAGTCCGCTTCGGCGGAGAAGTTAAAGATTTTGACCCTGCAAATTATATATCCCGCAAGGATATCCGCCGTATGGATCGTTTTGCCCAGCTGGCAGTAGCTGCCGGCAAACAGGCACTTGAAAATTCAGGTCTAAGTATAAATGAATGCACCAGTCAGGATATCGGGGTAATTGTAGGCAGCGGTATAGGCGGACTTTCGGTTCTTTTTGAACAAATCAAAGTTTTCCTGGAACAGGGGCCGGACAGAGTCAGTCCCTTTTTAGTACCCATGATGATTGCAGACATGGCCGGGGCCCAGGTATCTATCCAACTGGATCTTAAAGGGCCTAATTTCTGTACTACTTCGGCCTGTTCTTCGGGGTCAGACGCCATAGGCACAGCTTTTGAAAAAATACGTTTCGGTTCTGCTAAAATCATATTGGCGGGCGGTGCCGAATCCATTATGAACCCGGTAGGTTTTGCCGGTTTTTCAGCCCTAAAAGCCCTGTCTACCCGCAATGAAGACCCCCAGACAGCTTCACGCCCGTTTGACGCCAACCGGGACGGCTTTGTTATTGCAGAGGGTGCGGCGATTATGGTACTCGAAGAACTGCAAGCCGCCAAGGCCCGCGGGGCGAATATTATTGCCGAGATAATTGGTTACGGCGGTTCTTCAGACGCTTTCCATATCACCCAGCCGGTGGAATCCGGAGTTGAGGCCGCACGTGCCATAAACATAGCCCTTAATAGCGCCGGCATCAAACCGGAAGCAGTAGATTATATAAATGCCCATGGCACTTCTACTCCGCTCAATGACAAAATGGAAACCAACGCTATAAAAGTTGCATTCGGAGAACATGCCCGAAAACTGGCTATCAGTTCCACCAAATCTATGCTGGGGCATCTCATAGGCGGGGCTGGGGCTATTGAAGCATCTATATGCGCGCTGACTATTAAAAACGGAATTATACCTCCAACCATAAACTACACAACGCCTGATCCAGATTGTGATCTGGATTACACACCCAACACAGCCCGCAAAGCCAAAGTAAAGGTGGCACTCAATAATTCGTTTGGGTTCGGCGGGCATAATTCGGTGCTTATCCTCAGGGAAATGGGCAGTGAAAATATTGGCTAA
- the recJ gene encoding single-stranded-DNA-specific exonuclease RecJ, whose product MKILANCLWKLKPAPPEKTSQNFPYPPLISRLLHNRGIETVEEAELFLSSDRRLNHNPFLFPDMEKAVSRIYKALLTGEKIVVYGDFDADGLTATAVLTTGIARLGGNVIPYIPHRVTEGYGLKISALEKHRTEGVSLIISTDCGITAIPEIKRANKIGLDVIVTDHHTPLDELPPAYAIINPKVPGETYPFKELAGVGVAYKLIQALYRNLGREDETRDLLDLVAIGTIADIVPILNENRYLVKEGIKFLNAEPRPGIIEMAQLSRLHLGEIEPESISWIMAPRLNAAGRLEHALAGYKLLTATTISDSQELALWLENKNTERQQLTVHFVEKARARLDTQFLPALLIFIDAECPQGISGLVAGRLSDEYYRPSIVIKTNADSATGSCRSIPDFNIIQALSRFAHLFSHFGGHAQAAGFTLPIENLDAFVQGISAYAEETLSGVELKPFIDIDIDTDLSELCPATLRELERLAPFGEANPKPVFLSRGLNITDYRSMGSNNEHLKLRIKHKGRFWDGVAFRQAKELNGFLQSPVDIVYNLEQDKWCGTDTLRLKIIDMSPAGTKI is encoded by the coding sequence GTGAAAATATTGGCTAATTGCCTCTGGAAACTAAAACCGGCACCTCCGGAAAAGACTAGCCAGAATTTTCCTTATCCGCCCTTGATTAGCCGTTTGCTTCATAACAGGGGTATTGAAACCGTTGAAGAAGCTGAGTTATTCCTGTCATCAGACAGGCGTCTAAATCATAACCCATTCTTATTTCCTGATATGGAAAAAGCGGTCAGCCGTATCTACAAAGCCTTGCTGACAGGTGAAAAAATAGTAGTATACGGGGATTTTGATGCTGACGGGCTGACGGCTACAGCAGTTTTAACCACCGGCATTGCCCGTTTGGGAGGGAATGTAATCCCTTACATTCCTCACCGCGTTACTGAAGGGTATGGTTTAAAAATATCCGCCCTTGAAAAACACCGAACAGAGGGTGTTTCACTTATCATCAGCACAGACTGTGGCATCACCGCTATACCTGAAATAAAGCGGGCAAATAAAATCGGGCTGGATGTGATAGTCACAGACCACCATACCCCGCTAGATGAACTGCCGCCTGCATATGCCATTATAAACCCCAAAGTACCCGGCGAAACCTACCCTTTTAAGGAACTGGCAGGAGTTGGGGTAGCGTACAAACTTATACAGGCTTTATACCGCAACTTGGGGCGGGAAGATGAAACCAGAGATTTACTGGACTTGGTAGCTATAGGCACAATTGCTGATATAGTACCCATTCTGAATGAAAACCGTTATCTGGTAAAAGAGGGCATCAAATTCCTCAATGCCGAACCTCGTCCCGGCATTATTGAAATGGCACAGCTTAGCCGTCTGCATCTAGGGGAAATAGAACCGGAGAGCATTTCGTGGATAATGGCACCCCGCCTGAACGCAGCCGGAAGGCTGGAACATGCTCTGGCAGGATATAAACTGCTTACCGCCACCACCATAAGTGATTCTCAAGAACTGGCACTCTGGCTTGAAAACAAAAACACCGAACGCCAGCAGCTGACCGTTCATTTTGTAGAAAAAGCCAGAGCTAGGCTGGATACACAGTTTCTGCCTGCATTACTTATATTCATTGATGCCGAATGTCCGCAAGGTATCAGCGGGCTTGTGGCAGGCAGACTGTCCGATGAATATTACCGTCCGTCTATTGTTATAAAGACCAACGCAGATTCGGCTACAGGCAGTTGCCGCAGCATACCGGATTTCAATATCATTCAGGCCCTCAGCCGCTTTGCACATCTGTTCAGCCACTTCGGCGGGCATGCCCAGGCAGCCGGTTTCACCCTGCCCATAGAAAATTTGGATGCATTTGTCCAAGGCATATCCGCTTATGCCGAAGAAACCCTAAGCGGTGTAGAACTGAAGCCGTTTATAGATATAGATATAGACACAGATCTAAGTGAACTCTGCCCGGCCACCCTGCGTGAACTTGAGAGGCTGGCTCCATTCGGAGAGGCAAACCCGAAACCTGTGTTCCTAAGCCGGGGGCTGAATATTACTGATTACCGCTCCATGGGCAGCAACAACGAACACCTGAAATTGCGTATTAAACATAAAGGCCGCTTCTGGGATGGAGTGGCCTTTCGCCAGGCAAAAGAACTGAATGGTTTTCTCCAATCCCCGGTGGATATAGTGTATAATCTTGAACAGGATAAATGGTGCGGAACAGATACACTCCGCCTGAAGATAATTGATATGTCACCCGCAGGTACCAAGATTTAA
- a CDS encoding glycerol-3-phosphate acyltransferase, whose translation MNSLIMVIIALIAAYFIGSTPAPYLAGRIFKGIDIRTVGSKNMGSMNVFYNVGFWPGILVLAVDIGKGALAMAVANWLGEGLGIQMLCALMAIAGHNYPVWLRFKGGKGGATAIGILAYMMPEGIPIYIASFLILMAITRFPTLSYGISFISFILVAWLGQHDLGKVLFSLLVVMIPILMYIPRMKEIKNKAGSGNAKRAIFRKNLKERL comes from the coding sequence ATGAATAGTTTGATAATGGTTATAATTGCCCTCATTGCCGCATATTTTATCGGCTCTACCCCTGCCCCTTATCTGGCAGGGCGGATTTTTAAAGGCATAGATATCCGTACGGTAGGCTCTAAAAATATGGGGTCTATGAATGTTTTTTACAATGTGGGTTTCTGGCCGGGTATTCTGGTACTGGCGGTAGATATAGGCAAAGGTGCTCTGGCTATGGCAGTTGCCAACTGGCTAGGTGAAGGGCTGGGTATCCAGATGCTGTGCGCCCTAATGGCCATTGCCGGGCATAATTACCCGGTATGGCTAAGATTTAAGGGCGGCAAGGGCGGAGCAACTGCCATAGGTATTCTGGCCTATATGATGCCAGAGGGCATTCCTATATATATCGCTTCTTTTCTTATCCTTATGGCTATTACCCGTTTCCCCACCTTGAGTTACGGCATTTCATTTATCAGCTTCATACTGGTGGCATGGCTTGGACAGCATGATTTGGGGAAAGTGCTATTTTCCCTTTTGGTAGTTATGATACCCATACTTATGTACATACCCCGAATGAAAGAGATAAAAAATAAGGCCGGCTCCGGCAATGCCAAACGGGCTATCTTCCGTAAAAACCTTAAAGAACGGCTTTAA
- a CDS encoding prolipoprotein diacylglyceryl transferase — translation MFEINVDPVAFSIGSLVIKWYGIMMALGVVALISWIFWRIKRGADISYDTVLTAAIIAIPSGIIFSKLLHVIDAWEYYSLNPGAILSGEGLTIFGAIIGATIGLWIYSRYSHFNLGYLLDVAVPGILLGQAIGRVGCLLNGCCYGEYGGSGCSVIYTNPATAAPHGIAVAPTQAYEIIFLLCLFAFSLFIAKKLRPDGQLFLLYISLYAAWRVAIGFVRVNDDFALGLEQAQVVGLILIAIAVPLFIYRLRNQKAADKIT, via the coding sequence ATGTTTGAAATAAATGTAGACCCGGTAGCCTTCAGCATCGGTTCGCTGGTGATCAAATGGTACGGAATCATGATGGCTCTGGGTGTGGTGGCACTGATTTCCTGGATATTCTGGCGGATTAAACGCGGGGCCGATATTTCTTATGATACGGTGCTGACTGCGGCTATTATTGCTATTCCTTCCGGCATTATTTTTTCAAAGCTTCTGCATGTTATAGATGCCTGGGAATATTACAGCCTTAACCCCGGAGCTATTTTGAGCGGTGAAGGTTTAACCATATTCGGGGCTATTATCGGTGCAACTATAGGCTTGTGGATTTACAGCCGTTATTCCCACTTCAATCTGGGTTACTTGCTGGATGTGGCTGTTCCGGGCATACTGCTGGGGCAGGCGATAGGCCGGGTGGGGTGTCTGCTGAATGGCTGTTGTTACGGTGAATACGGCGGCAGCGGCTGCAGTGTGATTTATACAAACCCTGCCACAGCTGCTCCGCATGGTATAGCGGTAGCACCTACCCAGGCTTACGAAATTATTTTTTTACTGTGTCTTTTTGCCTTTAGCTTATTTATTGCCAAAAAGCTGCGACCTGACGGACAGCTTTTCCTGCTTTACATAAGCCTCTATGCCGCCTGGAGAGTCGCCATTGGTTTTGTGCGGGTAAATGATGATTTTGCTTTGGGGCTGGAACAGGCTCAGGTAGTGGGACTGATACTTATTGCCATAGCTGTTCCGCTCTTTATATACCGTTTACGGAACCAAAAGGCAGCGGACAAGATAACTTAA
- a CDS encoding DEAD/DEAH box helicase, translating into METTEFLAYIASLPDYQKQIAHIERLPYRPAEYARTDAPLLPRIDARLRKKRILPLYTHQANAVNLSRQGKNIIVATPAASGKSLCYNLPVLEKLLSDPNARALYLYPAKALAQDQLRSLKSLAVPSLLADEEIAVYDGDTPGNSRANIRLKARIILSNPDMLHVSILPFHQKWGRFLRHLEYVVIDEAHIYRGVFGSHLANIIRRLRRLCRYYGSSPQFILSSATIASPGVHAQSLTGLPFSVVDNDGSPRSEKDFVFWNPPIIDPANGIRHSANSESSFLLSELVSHEIRTLDFTRTKRLTELIYKYSRDRLIAIKPEFADLIKPYRGGYTAEDRRKIEKELFSGRLLGAVSTNALELGIDIGDLGATILTGFPGSISSTFQQAGRSGRRCGHSLSFLLGLDNPLDQYYMNNPEKLFNSGFEGTFINPENSYIYRVHLLCAAWEMPVNASETDMFGENLIEELDTLAQERVLNKRRDNYYLSADISYPAGDISIRSASGKDFCLIDAESGQIIETLDFQTAFLQAYPGAVYLHQGESYLVSRFDLNSQIALLEKKKLDYYTVTRDLTEISIIEVLKNKLVGDISVYLGKVDVTLTVTGYRRKAQFTEQVLSEEQLDLPPQTFPTIAVWFKLPSDIVSAMEKTKMDFHGAIHAAEHALIGLLPLFALCDRGDIGGVSTPLHPDTGTPAIFIYDGHPGGVGIAEKGYEVINDLWEAARNVIGKCTCIDGCPSCVQSPKCGNNNKPLDKNGAKAVLERCLGKACL; encoded by the coding sequence TTGGAAACTACCGAATTTTTAGCCTATATTGCATCACTGCCTGATTATCAGAAGCAGATAGCCCATATTGAACGCCTGCCTTACCGTCCGGCGGAATATGCCAGAACTGACGCCCCGCTGTTGCCCCGGATAGATGCACGCCTCAGAAAAAAACGGATTTTGCCCTTGTACACCCATCAGGCAAATGCTGTAAACCTTAGCCGGCAGGGGAAGAATATCATAGTGGCCACCCCGGCGGCCAGCGGTAAGAGCTTGTGCTATAACCTGCCGGTGCTGGAAAAACTGCTCTCAGACCCGAATGCCAGAGCTTTATACCTTTACCCGGCTAAGGCTTTGGCACAGGACCAGCTGCGGAGCCTGAAATCCCTAGCAGTGCCTTCACTCCTGGCAGATGAGGAAATAGCTGTATATGACGGCGATACCCCCGGCAACAGCCGTGCGAATATACGCCTGAAAGCCCGGATTATACTTTCAAACCCGGATATGCTCCATGTTTCCATACTGCCTTTTCACCAGAAGTGGGGGCGGTTTTTACGCCACCTGGAATATGTGGTGATAGACGAAGCCCATATTTACCGGGGGGTGTTTGGTTCGCATCTGGCAAATATTATCCGCAGGCTTAGGCGTCTTTGCCGTTACTACGGCAGTTCCCCGCAGTTTATTCTCAGTTCGGCTACTATAGCCAGCCCCGGCGTTCATGCCCAAAGTCTGACCGGGCTGCCTTTTTCAGTGGTAGATAATGACGGCTCTCCCAGGTCAGAAAAAGATTTTGTTTTTTGGAATCCGCCCATTATTGACCCGGCTAACGGCATACGCCATAGCGCTAACTCGGAATCTTCGTTTCTTTTAAGCGAACTGGTCAGCCACGAAATCCGTACCCTGGACTTTACCCGTACCAAACGGCTGACCGAACTTATTTATAAATATTCGCGTGACCGCCTGATAGCCATAAAGCCGGAGTTTGCAGACCTCATCAAGCCTTACCGGGGTGGGTATACCGCCGAAGACCGCCGCAAGATAGAAAAAGAGCTTTTCTCAGGCAGATTGCTTGGGGCGGTTTCCACCAATGCACTTGAGCTGGGAATAGATATAGGTGACCTGGGGGCTACCATACTGACCGGCTTTCCGGGCAGTATCTCCAGCACTTTTCAGCAGGCAGGACGAAGCGGCCGAAGGTGCGGCCACTCACTTTCCTTTTTGCTGGGGCTGGATAACCCCCTTGACCAGTATTATATGAATAACCCCGAAAAACTGTTTAACAGCGGTTTTGAAGGCACTTTTATCAATCCGGAAAATTCATATATCTACAGGGTTCATCTTTTATGTGCCGCCTGGGAGATGCCGGTAAACGCAAGTGAAACGGATATGTTCGGTGAAAACCTGATTGAGGAGCTGGATACACTTGCTCAGGAAAGAGTGCTTAATAAGCGGCGGGACAATTATTATCTGTCAGCCGATATTTCTTACCCTGCCGGAGATATCAGTATCCGTTCGGCTTCGGGCAAGGATTTCTGTCTAATAGATGCCGAAAGCGGACAGATTATTGAAACGCTGGACTTTCAAACCGCCTTTTTGCAAGCTTATCCCGGGGCGGTTTACTTGCATCAGGGTGAAAGCTATCTGGTAAGCCGTTTTGACCTTAATTCCCAGATAGCCCTGCTGGAAAAGAAAAAACTGGACTACTATACGGTTACCCGTGACCTTACCGAAATAAGCATAATTGAAGTGCTCAAAAACAAACTGGTGGGGGATATCAGCGTATATCTGGGCAAAGTGGATGTTACTTTAACTGTAACCGGCTACAGGCGTAAAGCCCAGTTCACAGAGCAGGTATTGAGCGAGGAGCAGCTGGATTTGCCGCCGCAGACTTTTCCCACTATAGCTGTCTGGTTTAAACTGCCTTCTGATATAGTCTCCGCTATGGAAAAAACTAAAATGGATTTTCACGGGGCTATCCACGCCGCCGAACACGCCCTTATCGGGCTGCTGCCTTTATTTGCCCTGTGTGACCGGGGAGATATCGGCGGTGTTTCTACCCCGCTCCACCCGGATACCGGTACCCCGGCCATATTTATATATGACGGACACCCCGGCGGGGTAGGTATTGCCGAAAAGGGATATGAAGTCATCAACGACCTTTGGGAAGCCGCCAGAAACGTTATTGGAAAATGCACCTGCATAGACGGCTGTCCCAGTTGCGTTCAGTCACCCAAGTGCGGCAATAATAACAAACCACTGGATAAAAACGGGGCTAAAGCCGTACTTGAAAGATGCCTGGGCAAAGCCTGTTTGTGA
- a CDS encoding DUF503 domain-containing protein has translation MSLHAGILKLWLDLPENTSLKGKRQLIQPLIRQLQNRFNLSVAEAEEMDRWKTAVIGISCISNSAAVADQLLNKVLAFVTDGGFDLVIRDFQIEIMAV, from the coding sequence GTGAGTTTGCACGCCGGTATATTAAAACTGTGGCTGGACTTGCCTGAAAATACCTCGCTGAAGGGCAAGCGCCAGCTTATTCAGCCGCTAATCAGGCAACTGCAAAACCGTTTCAATCTTTCGGTAGCCGAAGCCGAAGAAATGGACAGATGGAAGACGGCGGTTATTGGTATAAGCTGTATCAGCAACAGTGCCGCGGTGGCTGACCAGTTACTGAATAAAGTACTGGCTTTTGTGACTGACGGCGGGTTTGATTTGGTTATACGTGATTTTCAGATTGAAATAATGGCGGTTTAG
- the rpsO gene encoding 30S ribosomal protein S15, translating into MDKQEKSLIINEFKKSENDTGSTEVQVALLTARIHQLTTHMIANKHDFHTKRSLLTLVGRRRRLLSYMRNNNGAGYQELIANLGLRK; encoded by the coding sequence TTGGACAAACAGGAAAAATCTCTGATTATTAACGAATTCAAAAAGAGCGAAAACGATACCGGCTCTACTGAAGTGCAGGTAGCCTTGCTCACTGCCCGTATTCACCAGTTAACCACCCACATGATTGCCAATAAACATGACTTTCATACCAAGAGAAGCCTGCTTACTTTGGTTGGCCGCCGCCGCCGCTTGCTCTCATACATGCGCAACAATAACGGGGCCGGTTATCAGGAGCTTATTGCCAATCTTGGCCTTAGAAAATAA
- a CDS encoding polyribonucleotide nucleotidyltransferase, producing MITANSFERTIGGRKLIIESGKMARLADAAVTIRYADTELLVTLCAAKKPREGVDFLPLTIDYEERMYAAGKIPGGFIRREGRPSEQAILAGRLTDRPLRPLLPKEWRNELQIIITVIASDKENDADIWGVVGASTVLAMSEIPYEGPVGASRVGYINGEFVLNPTFAQLEQSQMDLVVVSTRKAVVMIEAGSKEIPEDLMIKAIEFAHQANQELIDLQDEIRAKLGKEKLPVPVLEIPEEVKAAVAAFVKGRVNEALSHQDKTLRENAVEALQSELVEALAETYAEGDILAAYDKEIKKAIRSTILEKDIRVNGRGIKQLRQLDAETGILPRVHGSALFTRGDTQVMAVTTLGSLQESQQLDGLSAEDTKRFMLHYNFAPFSTGEVKRSGSPGRREIGHGALAERALVPVLPTPEEFPYTIRMVADVVGSSGSTSMGSVCSSSLSLMDAGVPVKKAVAGISIGLITGENDTYCTITDIEGIEDNYGDMDFKVAGTRDGITAIQVDMKVKGISFDVIRDAIYQAKEARYTILEVMDKALAQPKTELSPYAPRMYKISIDPSKIGSVIGSGGKTIRSIIEQTNTTVDIENDGTVVIGATDEASAQKAIKIIEDLTKDIEAGSVYTGKVTRIMTFGAFVEILPGKEGMVHISELADHRVEKVEDIVKVGDEITVKVTEIDSQGRVNLSRRVILNPNAVPISRNRDSQPRRSGPFRPQDRSNS from the coding sequence TTGATAACTGCCAACTCATTTGAACGAACTATTGGCGGCAGAAAACTTATTATAGAGAGCGGGAAAATGGCCCGCCTTGCAGATGCCGCAGTAACTATCCGCTATGCGGATACCGAATTACTGGTAACACTTTGTGCTGCCAAAAAACCGCGCGAAGGGGTGGATTTCCTCCCCCTGACTATAGACTATGAAGAGCGGATGTATGCCGCAGGCAAAATCCCCGGCGGGTTTATCCGCCGCGAAGGACGCCCCAGTGAACAGGCTATTTTGGCTGGACGTCTAACAGACAGACCTCTTCGCCCCCTTCTCCCCAAGGAGTGGCGGAATGAACTTCAGATTATTATCACCGTAATTGCCTCAGATAAGGAAAATGACGCCGATATCTGGGGTGTAGTGGGTGCTTCCACTGTTCTTGCCATGTCTGAAATACCCTACGAAGGTCCGGTTGGAGCCAGCCGCGTAGGTTATATAAACGGTGAATTCGTGCTTAACCCCACCTTTGCCCAGCTGGAACAAAGCCAGATGGATTTGGTGGTAGTCAGCACCCGCAAAGCCGTGGTTATGATTGAAGCCGGGTCTAAGGAAATTCCCGAAGACCTTATGATTAAAGCGATTGAGTTTGCCCACCAGGCAAATCAGGAGCTGATTGACCTTCAGGATGAAATCCGCGCCAAGCTGGGCAAGGAAAAACTGCCGGTGCCGGTGCTGGAAATACCTGAAGAAGTCAAAGCAGCGGTAGCCGCCTTTGTAAAGGGGCGGGTAAACGAAGCTCTGAGCCATCAGGACAAAACCCTCCGTGAAAATGCGGTTGAAGCCCTTCAGAGCGAACTGGTTGAAGCTTTGGCAGAAACGTACGCCGAGGGCGATATTCTGGCTGCTTATGATAAAGAAATCAAAAAGGCTATCCGCTCAACTATACTTGAAAAAGATATCAGGGTAAACGGACGGGGCATTAAACAGCTTCGCCAGCTGGACGCTGAAACAGGTATTCTGCCCCGCGTTCACGGCTCAGCTTTGTTCACCCGGGGTGATACCCAGGTTATGGCCGTTACCACTCTGGGTTCTTTACAGGAATCCCAGCAGCTGGATGGCTTGAGTGCCGAAGATACCAAGCGTTTTATGCTTCACTACAATTTTGCCCCCTTCTCTACCGGTGAAGTTAAGCGTTCCGGCTCCCCCGGACGGCGTGAAATCGGCCATGGTGCTTTAGCCGAAAGGGCTTTGGTGCCTGTCCTGCCCACTCCCGAAGAATTTCCCTATACCATTCGTATGGTAGCTGACGTAGTCGGTTCATCAGGCTCTACTTCTATGGGCAGTGTCTGTTCGTCCAGTTTGTCACTTATGGATGCAGGTGTACCCGTTAAAAAAGCTGTTGCCGGTATCTCCATCGGCCTTATTACCGGTGAAAATGATACCTACTGCACCATTACTGATATTGAAGGTATTGAAGATAACTACGGCGATATGGATTTCAAAGTTGCCGGTACCCGTGACGGCATAACCGCCATACAGGTGGACATGAAGGTCAAGGGTATCAGCTTTGACGTTATCCGTGACGCTATATATCAGGCCAAAGAAGCCCGCTATACCATACTGGAAGTAATGGACAAGGCTCTTGCCCAGCCCAAGACCGAGCTTAGCCCTTACGCCCCCAGAATGTACAAGATAAGCATTGACCCCTCCAAGATTGGCAGTGTTATCGGCAGCGGCGGCAAGACTATCCGCTCTATTATTGAGCAGACCAATACTACCGTTGATATTGAAAATGACGGCACAGTGGTCATCGGTGCTACTGACGAAGCTTCGGCCCAAAAGGCTATCAAGATAATTGAAGACCTGACTAAAGATATTGAAGCCGGCAGTGTTTACACCGGTAAAGTTACCCGGATAATGACCTTCGGCGCTTTCGTTGAAATCCTGCCCGGCAAGGAGGGCATGGTACACATAAGCGAACTGGCTGACCACAGAGTAGAAAAAGTGGAAGATATAGTCAAGGTTGGTGATGAAATAACGGTAAAAGTTACCGAGATTGATTCCCAAGGCAGAGTAAATTTGTCACGGCGGGTCATTCTCAACCCCAACGCCGTACCCATTTCACGTAACCGTGATTCCCAGCCGCGTCGTTCCGGGCCTTTCCGCCCTCAAGACCGGTCCAACTCATAA
- the dapB gene encoding 4-hydroxy-tetrahydrodipicolinate reductase, translating into MTPIKVVVHGASGKMGQEVLKTLCQENNLLPVGAVDIRAESPSLTLPDGSGSIPYSADLSFILSQTKPDVMVDFTIAKASMPAIRIAAAHKVNLVIGTTGFSPEEISEIELLAKTNDIGIIVAPNFALGAIIMVHLAQVASRFLSSAEVIELHHDKKLDSPSGTALATITAMLRARGEAFNKPTKENLTDARGQEHDGIRVHSVRLPGLLAHQEVIFGAAGQTLTIRHDAFSRECYMPGVTLAIKEIVQTKGFVFGLDKLLKL; encoded by the coding sequence ATGACACCTATAAAGGTTGTAGTTCACGGTGCCTCAGGCAAAATGGGCCAGGAGGTCTTAAAGACCCTGTGCCAGGAAAATAACCTTCTTCCGGTGGGAGCAGTGGATATACGGGCTGAAAGCCCATCCCTGACCCTGCCGGACGGAAGCGGCTCTATCCCCTACTCGGCAGACCTTTCATTTATCCTCTCGCAGACCAAGCCGGATGTAATGGTAGATTTTACTATTGCCAAGGCTTCCATGCCTGCCATCCGCATTGCCGCCGCCCACAAGGTTAATCTGGTTATAGGCACTACCGGCTTTTCGCCTGAAGAAATATCAGAAATTGAACTGCTGGCTAAAACCAATGACATCGGGATTATAGTTGCACCCAACTTTGCCCTTGGTGCTATAATAATGGTTCATTTGGCACAGGTTGCTTCACGTTTTCTTTCCAGCGCCGAGGTGATAGAACTTCACCATGATAAAAAACTTGACTCACCCTCAGGTACAGCTTTGGCCACAATAACAGCCATGCTGAGAGCCCGTGGTGAGGCTTTTAACAAACCGACCAAGGAAAATCTGACTGATGCCCGCGGGCAGGAACATGATGGTATAAGGGTGCACAGCGTACGCCTGCCGGGTCTGCTGGCACATCAGGAAGTGATTTTCGGAGCGGCCGGTCAAACGCTGACTATACGGCATGATGCCTTTAGCCGCGAATGTTATATGCCGGGTGTTACACTGGCAATAAAAGAAATAGTCCAAACCAAAGGTTTTGTTTTCGGTCTGGACAAACTGCTTAAGCTTTAG